The Oncorhynchus masou masou isolate Uvic2021 chromosome 6, UVic_Omas_1.1, whole genome shotgun sequence genome has a window encoding:
- the ccdc71 gene encoding uncharacterized protein ccdc71, giving the protein MNYTEPVVEKAVNSWSRIASAGQTVLFEALQILNPMSKDLSDTEELVSFLQGLKEEGHKPKVLRSKDVYGYRSCTAKTLPEDMCSMDVASKGPRPGKKRGRKSKKKKKKKECNNYASWSSASASESHKRSVFSRPPILTIHPALVQQQYLKLTNITGLMRGHTARMQIHSQPPTLSGIPLLPSPNTGRTPKAVAMVGQRYHASCPEWNRALIGDSAPVIYQNGRGVYNYKTDVSNHRRSWTDDQSLWMMNRQEECRLDENSLRWKVIKVDDCVTVEELRRKAQRILQVNLSPVIQIRPLYETLAEYQRERYLQ; this is encoded by the coding sequence ATGAATTACACAGAGCCGGTTGTGGAGAAGGCCGTCAACTCCTGGTCCAGAATAGCCTCAGCGGGACAGACGGTCCTTTTCGAGGCATTACAGATCCTCAACCCGATGTCGAAAGATCTGTCAGACACCGAGGAACTGGTATCCTTTCTGCAAGGACTTAAGGAAGAGGGCCATAAGCCCAAAGTGCTACGAAGCAAAGATGTGTACGGTTACAGGTCATGTACAGCAAAAACCCTCCCGGAAGACATGTGCTCTATGGACGTAGCCAGCAAGGGGCCAAGGCCAGGCAAGAAGAGGGGACGGAAGAgtaagaagaaaaagaaaaaaaaggagtGTAACAATTACGCATCGTGGAGTAGTGCAAGTGCATCAGAATCTCACAAGAGATCTGTCTTTTCCAGACCTCCGATTCTGACTATACATCCTGCCCTGGTGCAGCAGCAGTACCTGAAACTAACGAACATTACAGGTTTAATGAGAGGTCACACTGCGAGAATGCAGATTCACTCTCAACCTCCAACACTTTCAGGAATACCGTTACTGCCATCGCCGAACACGGGTAGAACACCTAAAGCGGTGGCCATGGTTGGTCAAAGGTACCATGCCTCCTGTCCGGAATGGAACAGAGCCCTTATCGGAGATTCTGCCCCCGTGATCTATCAGAACGGCCGAGGAGTTTACAACTACAAGACTGATGTGTCAAACCACAGACGGTCCTGGACGGACGACCAATCTCTGTGGATGATGAACCGCCAGGAGGAGTGTCGGCTGGACGAGAACAGTTTGAGGTGGAAGGTGATCAAAGTGGACGATTGCGTCACGGTTGAGGAACTGAGGAGGAAGGCCCAGAGGATCTTGCAGGTGAACCTGTCCCCTGTGATACAGATACGCCCGCTGTATGAAACTCTAGCTGAATACCAGCGTGAACGATATCTCCAGTAA